The DNA sequence ATTCCCGCATCCTACATGCAGCGTTTTCCACCGTAGCAACTTTTGGCCTCTGCTTGTCCAGCTCTCTCTCGTGGCTGTGGTTGTAGGTATAGGtaatatcatcttcaacatcatctgcTCCTACCTAtatctccttcctctctcatcatcctcaacaaagGCTCAAACGTTCTCCTGCTTGATAGCTTAAATTTGGTTGACGTGCCATCAAACAAAACAAAGTGAGCAACGATAGCTTTACAGCATATTCACAAAGTCAATGACGGAGAAACTaacccatcaatcaatttCAACTTGCCAGATGAAATACCTCGCTTCttaccttctccttcaactcgGTGGTAAcgcctccccctccgccGCCGATGTCAAGGCTCACCTCGAGACCGTCGGTATCGAGGCTGAACAAGAGAGACTCGACAAATTGATCTCCGAACTCGAGGGTAAGGACAtcaacgaggtgagtcttttGAGTACAGTATAATTTGTTTTGTGCAGTCCCTCAAGAAGCGAGCAAGAATAGTAAAGAAGATTGGAGTaagacgagatgagagggatCGGACCATGAAATATGACAATTAACAGGAGAGCGAGGAATGCAGGGTCTTTGTTCGGAAAAACATGCTGACTGCCTCGTCTTGTCTCGCCTCTCCTATAGCTCATCGCTGAAGGTTCCTCCAAACTCGCCTCCGTCCCATCCGGTGGTGCCGCCCCTGCTGCCTCTTCCGGAGgtgccgccgccgccgctgGTGGTGCCGAGGCCGCCCCTgctgaggagaagaaggaggaagccaAGGAGGAGTCCGATGACGACATGGTGAGCAGTGCCCTTTCATTGAAATCTTGCATTTCGGTCACAATACACCTCAGAATTCCAATATGATATGCTGACTCTGTGTATCTGTCACTTTAGGGTTTCGGTCTTTTCGACTAAACTCGTCACTTTCCAAAATCCCAATCTTTGGAAAATCGACTTACTTCCTTCGTATCATGTAAAGCATCTATCTCCAATTCTCAAATTCAATTATATGGATCATAGATTGGGATGATGGGATGCATGGTATGCCTACTTCACATTTGACCACCGATCACCGATCTACCAAGTGGAGAAAGGGCTGCGTGACACGAGGACCTTCGGGCGCAGTGCTACTTACCAATCTCTCATTCACAGTCATGCTCACGCCGCAAATGTCAGCAAGACTAAACTTAGGGGTGAATCTGTCCGAAGTCATCTCAAGGGGTCGTTGAAGATCCAGATTTCCGGCAACGGGGACAAGGCTCAATGTTATATTTACCGATGGAGCAGCTGAGCGATGACGGCGGAAGGACGATCCACTTCGCATCACATCAATCTTATTCATATTCGTGGGTTCATATACATGATTGACAGGCTACAATCCGTCTTACTCATTCGACATCTGCCCTTCGAATCCTTCTAACAGTCTCGTGTTCCTCGTGTTCCGTATTCAGTCTGATCTACTTTACTTGGTCCATCCCACCTGAGCCAACAGACCCCCCAATACCTCTGCAGTGAATTGCGGttgatcaacctgaataAAGTGTCCCGCTCCCTTAGCTATCACCACCCCTCTCTCACAATCCCCTATCTTCGTCAGACCTTCATTGTACCTCTCCCATGCGCTTTGAACGTACCCCAAGGACGCAGCAGGCATGCCTTGTCTAGTGACTGAATCATCCTTGAATTTATCCGGATCATGTCCAACCACAATAACCTTCGGGGGTTGTTGACCTTTCGCGCCTGCACTTCCACCTGCACCGACTAATTTCGGTCCATCGGAATCAGGTAATAATTGAGCCATATTCCGCCTGTCGAACCCCTGCGGATTGGGTAAAGTCGGTGAGAAGAATTTGAATGCCAGTTCCCTGGCTTTGTTCAGATCTTCGACTGATAGCCCCGTCGGAAGTGCAGAAGGGTCGAAGTCCTTTGACGATGGATTAGGGTAGATATCGTCGTGGAAATCGGAATTCGCAAGTACAGAATCGAGCAATAAGAGACCGGCAACTCGGCCAGGGTTCCGGGCTGCAAAGTGTCGAGCGACGGCGCATCCGATGGAGTTACCGACGAGCACTAAAGAAGGGGGAATAGAAGAGGACGGGGCGATTTGATGTATTACTGCTTCGAGGTCGCTGACGATGGAGTTCAAGTCGTTCCCGAATACAGGATCGGCAGGTTTGGGGTCTTTGTGAGTGGTAGTACCCGTCCCGAATCTGTCGTATGTGAGATAAGCGACTGAAGGATCGACACGAGTCTGAGCGTTGTCCTTGACCAGGTCGATGACGGGGAGCCAGGCTGCCTGAGGAGCCATCATACCGTTGATGAATACGACGAGTTTGGATACGTCAACATCGGTTTGGTTCTTGATGAGATGGGCTTGGATGGGCGCCGACTCTTTGCATGGGATAGTGATTTGTAAGGACATTCTGGATCTGAGGCGGTGGGAATGAGAGCAGGATGACTGAGGACGGTATCGAAAAACTATGGAAAAGGGTATTCTCATTCGACacgagaagcagaagaagtgAACAAGTCTCTGCACGATCCTTTGTTATGCATATATATGACTGACTAGATGCATACGTAGCTTCCCAGGGAGATGGCCAAAGGGTGATGATGCACGCTGTACCGTTCCGGTCGCTTTGATACTGCTCGTCATCAACGCCGATAAGCCGGTTGGCTGGTTCAGGGGGGATGACGATCACTTTGGACGAACCTCGGTCTATCCAAAGTGCCTCGGTGATATGTATGCAGTCTATACTTGAAAGCGTATTCACAGACGCAGGTATGCACGATACATCTCGAGGACAGCTGTATGCATACCCTTGCATCGCATGCGACTCTCAGTACAAGAGCCTTTCCTCCCCGCGCGGCCATGCACATTAATGATTTTAATCGCTTCCTTTACCGTGCCAACGGGTCTGATTGAAGTAACCAACGATCCTCCTCTGCTGTCGGTCTGTCATCATCTAACTCTCTCGATCTTCTGTCCTTCAACGACTTGTATAATCAGGTTCTTGCATAAAAGCGGGCTCGATTGCATGCTTTGAACGGTTGGAATCTCAAGGAGCAATCTGAGCAAGAGTAGGATGACTttgaatttgattccgttgatGGACGCGTTGTGAACATTTTCCCCGATCCATCAAGCACGCGTATCATTACATTCACTCGATATTATCatctatcctcttcttcttcttcttccccttgaacTTTCAAACATATCACATTGTCAACGACTACCCACTGGACGCCTCTCCGACTGCATCGACTACACCACATACAACGACACGGAATTCGACCTCGTCCATCGATTGACTCCTCCTTCATTTCGAGTCACTTCCCTCGCTGTCCTGTCGAGACCTTCTCGTCCCCACCCTTCTTCGCAATCACATCTCAGCCTGTCCTATCGCATAGATCATGGCGCCCGGTAAACAACCCACTATGGACGAATTAGCAGAGAGGTAGGTGCTGCACTCAGAGGCATATCGAAAAATGTTCCGTAGAGAGAAGTAGCTGATCGCGCAAATACGAATTCCCTTCAGGATCATCTATTCCGACCGATGTATGTTCAGACATCGAACACATTCATTTGGACAGACTCAACGGATGTAGAGCAAGATAGTATACTGATCATGAACAATCCGTTAGATTCGGACGATAGATTCGAATACAGACATGTGATACTGCCTAAAGCTATGCTGAAGTACATCCCGAAACAGTAAGTACCTCAGCAGACTTCATCTTGAAGTACAAATACCAGTCGAGTCGCGCATGCTAACGAAAAAATACTTGTACCCCTCTCTCGCTAACCTCCTCTTTATATCTGGAATCGCCTCGACACCCTGGTCTTTGACCTTACAAAACTGGTGTATCGTACTCTTCTATTTCCACATTACAGCTTATTCTCGCCGGACGATTCAGGCTTACTTCGGATACTTGAGGAAAACGAGTGGAGAGGGATAGGGATTACGCAGTCATTAGGATGGGAGCATTTCGAAGTGCATGGTGAGTGAATGATTCACGGGTTTGTATCTTAGACAGGTTTCGTTCGGAACGAGAAATGAATAGGACTCCAAGTCACAGCCAGCGAAAGATAGACAGttctcctccttccgcttcgttTCTGCGAACGCTCCGATCCTTAGCACGTGCTGACGTTTGCTTGTTCCTGGGTCATATTTAGCTCCTGAGCCGCACATATGTGAGTTCCATTTAATTCAAGTCATCGTCAAGAACTCTCATTTCTTCGTGGAACTCTTGTGTATAAGCTCGGAGCTGACGCTGTGTTCTCCTCTGCAGTACTTTTCAGACGACCACTCGTGAGTTCAGAGGAGTTGCGAAATGTCGACTCGCACATGAGAGCTTCTAACGCCATTGaccatccttctcagcccGCCAAACGATAACCGGTCGACAAGTCCTGGCTTCCGGTGATAACAGCATGATGTGGAGACCGCAATTGCGGGGGACGTAGGCGTAAGGCTTTGTAGAGtggatgattgatgttgatgagttTCGCATTTGGACGAAGGGTCGTCATCCTGAGAAGCAGGTATATGTCAAGTGATAGCTTCCAAGTGTATTTTCTCTCTGAATAGGTAACTTGACGTACCCATCATCACACCATCCACATACTTTCAGCCAGGCAGATATATTatttttcttcttcggggtTCTTTCTTTTCGGTTTTCTTCGTCTCAAATCATCTGAGTAGGCTTTCATCATCCCTCTTATGCAACATTTATATACATTCCAGTTGGGACTGTTCGAGTGCGAAAAAGTGATCATAACGTCATATatatacaaatacaacaatCAAGTATCCTTATCTAC is a window from the Kwoniella dejecticola CBS 10117 chromosome 8, complete sequence genome containing:
- a CDS encoding ribosomal protein P2 codes for the protein MKYLASYLLLQLGGNASPSAADVKAHLETVGIEAEQERLDKLISELEGKDINELIAEGSSKLASVPSGGAAPAASSGGAAAAAGGAEAAPAEEKKEEAKEESDDDMGFGLFD